A genomic segment from Clarias gariepinus isolate MV-2021 ecotype Netherlands chromosome 11, CGAR_prim_01v2, whole genome shotgun sequence encodes:
- the nceh1a gene encoding neutral cholesterol ester hydrolase 1a, whose product MNTSLPRMVKLLCGAAFITALALSYYVYTPLPATVSEPWKLMLVGATYRTATHLADVTHSLGLVHHLHLLSELIRSFERFVPEEFHNIQIKDTEFGGVQVRVYLPQHRDDTLRPAVLFIHGGGWALGAPKLGSYDLLCRKMAVKLNAVVVTVDYRMAPDVRFPVQYEECVQVARHFLRPEVLAHYSVDPGRVAVCGDSAGGNLAAAVSQRIGQDTRHDVMESSSENVMNNIRDDARNSSGDGGVKFKLQVLIYPVLQPLDFNTASYQQNWGIPILYRDLMARYWLEYLGADGSLLDTILLNNHTALDDSQANPHRSKVNWTSMIPEHMRKQYRAIFPQTGSPSVLQDVPAMLDPRAAPLLAEQEVLKTVPPAYIMTCEHDVLRDDGMMYIRRLEFAGVSVMHRHYDDCFHGCVSFAFWPLYFSVGIRAIDDYVAWLDTHL is encoded by the exons ATGAACACGTCTCTTCCCAGGATGGTGAAACTCCTGTGTGGTGCAGCTTTCATTACAGCTCTCGCTCTGTCCTACTACGTCTACACGCCCTTACCTGCGACCGTTTCCGAGCCATGGAAGCTCATGCTGGTCGGGGCGACATACCGCACCGCCACTCACCTG GCCGATGTCACACACTCTCTGGGTCTTGTCCATCATCTCCATCTCCTCAGTGAGTTAATCAGGAGTTTTGAACGCTTTGTGCCGGAGGAGTTTCACAACATTCAGATCAAAGACACAGAGTTCGGCGGCGTTCAGGTCCGTGTGTACCTGCCTCAACACCGAGACGACACACTCAGACCCGCTGTACTGTTCATTCATGGGGGAGGGTGGGCTCTCGGAGCAccca AGCTGGGTTCTTACGACTTGCTGTGTAGGAAAATGGCGGTCAAGCTGAACGCTGTGGTTGTAACAGTGga CTACCGTATGGCCCCAGACGTACGCTTCCCTGTGCAGTATGAGGAGTGTGTGCAGGTGGCACGTCACTTCCTGCGACCTGAAGTCTTGGCACATTACTCTGTGGATCCGGGGCGAGTTGCTGTGTGTGGTGACAGTGCAGGGGGAAACCTTGCTGCCGCAGTCTCACAACGG ATTGGCCAAGACACCAGACATGATGTGATGGAGAGCAGCAGTGAAAATGTGATGAACAACATCCGTGATGATGCAAGGAACAGCAGTGGAGATGGTGGAGTAAAGTTTAAGTTACAAGTGTTGATCTATCCTGTGCTTCAGCCTTTGGACTTCAATACGGCATCCTACCAGCAGAACTGGGGAATCCCCATCCTTTACCGTGACCTGATGGCACGGTACTGGTTAGAGTATCTGGGTGCAGACGGGTCCCTGCTTGACACCATCCTCCTGAACAACCACACCGCATTGGATGACTCTCAGGCCAACCCTCACCGCTCTAAAGTCAACTGGACATCGATGATCCCTGAGCACATGCGCAAACAGTATAGGGCCATCTTCCCTCAGACCGGTTCACCCTCCGTCCTACAGGACGTCCCTGCGATGCTGGACCCACGGGCTGCTCCACTGCTTGCCGAACAGGAAGTACTGAAGACAGTGCCACCTGCTTATATCATGACATGCGAACATGACGTGCTGAGAGATGATGGAATGATGTACATACGGCGATTAGAGTTTGCTGGCGTCTCTGTCATGCATCGACACTATGACGACTGCTTCCACGGCTGCGTGAGCTTTGCCTTCTGGCCATTGTACTTCTCTGTAGGGATACGAGCTATAGACGATTACGTTGCGTGGCTTGACACACACCTGTAG